From Dendropsophus ebraccatus isolate aDenEbr1 chromosome 10, aDenEbr1.pat, whole genome shotgun sequence:
GCTCATAAGACCCCTCCTCTAGTCCTGAGTCCATAGTATTCCCAGAGGGGGATTCACATTGTAAGGGGAGTGTATTCTGTACATGTGATTTTCACCTGATCAGCCATTACCCTGAAGGTTGATCACATCGTGGCAGCTGGTGGGTCCAGATGGCAGTGCTGAGTCTCAGTCCCTGTCTGGCCCTGGCAGAACATTATTGGATCAATAATCCCTGAGGAGGTTAGGAAAACCTCTGGACATCCATATACACCACAGCTGGTTTATGGGTGCCCTGTGTGTCATATAATCCCTATACCCCATATAGTGGTAACAGGACTTCTATAACAGGCTCTTCCCATCTCCACCATTATAGATTAGGCAGGGTCTTACTCAAATTCCCCAGGTAGAAAGCAGCACCAGGAGCTAATCCTGGCTATGGGCCATAGGGATGAGAAGCTGGCCCTGCTCGGACGTTTACCTGGGCTCGGCACGGCAACCTGACTGTACTCAACGGAGGCGACAGTGGGAGGCGTCGGGTTTCCAGCCAAAGAATAGGAAGAAGAAATAGTGGCAGTGCTGGCAGGCGTAGTGATGCAGGCCGAGGTCCTGTTGGATTTAGGAATCACAGCGCTGTACAGCTGATCTACAGGAGCTGAAGGCGATGAGACGCATCGGACATTGTCATACTGGACGTGAGAGGACGGCAGGCTCCGTATATCCAGGCTCTTGCTTCCAGTAGGGTTTTTCTTATTCACTACAGCGTATGTGTTGTTCATTTCTGATGGTACTGGGGGCATAGATACACTATGGAGAAGAGAGAAGATGTCAGACATATGTACAGGCTGCCCCACTGCTCGCTTACACAGCGTCCTAACACATTATATACTTTATAATTCACAGGTCACTATTACTTACAATGTATCTGAGCGCTCTCCAAACTTTTTgattatttttgtaaaaccaggaAACATCcttaacattaaaggagaagtacggcgaaaatttttattaaagtattgtattgccccccaaaagttatacaaatcaccattatacacttattacgggaaatgtttataaactgctttttttccctgcacttactactgcatcaaggcttcacttcctggataacatggtgatgtcacttcctggataacatggtgatgtcacttcctggataacatggtgatgtcacttcctggataacatggtgatgtcacttcctggataacatggtgatgtcacttcctggataacatggtgatgtcacttcctggataacatggttatatgactttctagataacatggtgatgtcacttcctggataacatggtgatgtcatatcctggataacatggtgatgtcacttcctagataacatggtgatgtcacttcctggattacatggtgatgtcacgacctgactcccagtgctgtgcgggctgtggctgctggagaggatgatggcaggggggacacagggcactggagggacactgagcatccctctgccatcatcctctccagcagccacagcccgcacagctctgggagtcgggtcgtgacatcaccattttatccaggaagtgacatcactatgttatccaggaagtgacatcaccattttatccaggaagtgacatcaccatgttatctaggaagtgaagccttgatgcagtaataagtgcaggggaaaaaaaaacactttataagcatttcccgtaataagtgtatattggggatttgtataacttttgggaaacaatacaataatttaataaaatttttgccggacttctcctttaagaaagctCCCCGTATCAATAAGAAAACGCCCCCGATCCTGTCAGCCGGCAGACCTGGCAGGTGACAGGTGTCCGAGCTGCCTCCTCTGCTCTATTATAAGGACAGCTTTACATGTGCAGCGGCTGCAAAAAGTCCAACAGAATATGGGGAGTAACAAAGGCCGACTTATATAGTAACTACTTCTCTAGAAATGGCCGCAATTACTATTTAACCTTTGAGATCCTGACATACAGCAATATTTCTCGTTTTTTGCATTTTAAAACAAAGCGATTCTCCCTCTGCCCTTATAACACTCCAGCACTGCAAtaagatgtgactgatatcaggCGCTcatcttataacgctccagcactgtaataacatgtgactgatatcattcgctcctcttataacactccagCACTGTAATAAGCTGTGACTGATATCATtcgctcctcttataacactccagcactgtaataagatgtgactgatatcagctgctcccTCTATAACACTCCAGCACTGTAAtaagatgtgactgatatcagctgctccctctataacgctccagcactgtaataagatgtgactgatatcagctgctcccTCTATAACACTCCAGCACTGTAAtaagatgtgactgatatcattcgctcctcttataacactccagCACTGTAATAAGCTGTGACTGATATCATtcgctcctcttataacactccagCACTGTAATAAGCTGTGACTGATATCATtcgctcctcttataacactccagcactgtaataagatgtgactgatatcagctgctcccTCTATAACACTCCAGCACTGTAATAacgtgactgatatcagctgctcccCCTATAACACTCCAGCACTGTAATAACATGTGACTGATATCATtcgctcctcttataacactccagcactgtaataagatgtgactgatatcatTCGCTCATCTTATAACACTCCAGCACTGTAATAAGATGtgaccagtggcgtcgctaggcttaATCATTCCGGGCCAAAGCCCCAAATGATTTCAGCCTAGCCCCaaaagtctttttgatcccgccagctCCGAAATAACAGCACACGGGTCTGtgatagatcactatcagaggccccaggctgctgttactttagcgctggcgggccgcgggagcgggatcagcCGGCACCACTTCCGGACGCCTTGTGACGTCACCCCGCTCCTCATTGGACGGATGGCCTCAGTGGACGCTGCACGCTCCggcccgcctctctcctgcgctCCAGGGACGTCAGCACAGGGCGCTGCCAGCTGTAGATCCCTCCTGCCCCAGAACCTTCACCTACAGTGGGCGCCAGCAGCTATCCCAGAACCCGCGCGGACCCCGGTGCCGCAGCTACTTCACCCCCCAGAACCTGCGCTGACAGGGGGTGCCGCGCCAGGAGATACGGCCCACCCCCTGAAACCCGCACGGACCCCTGGCGcacatacagcccccccacacccCGGGTggaccccagctcccccagttacaaGGACTCCCCCTCCTGAATCCTTGCCAACAGAGGGATCCGGCAGCCACAGACGCGCCCCTTCAGGACCTGCGCCACAAATCCGCCACCCCCTCGGACCTCATTGCCGGGCTGACTGGCTGGAGAAGACAAGTgagtataaagttttttttgttttgtttttgtttggctAGGCGGGGGCAGTAGTagaagtgtgtgtatgaggggctcagatggggacagtagtaatgtgtgtatggggggctcagatgggggtagtagtgtgtgtatggggggctgagatGGGgacagtagtagtgtgtgtatgaggggctcagatgggggtagtagtagtgtgtgtatggggggctgagatGGGgacagtagtagtgtgtgtatggggggctcagatggggacagtagtagtgtgtgtatgaggggctcagatgggagtagtagtgtgtgtatggggggctcagatggggacagtagtagtgtgtgtatggggggctcagatgggggcagtagtaatgtgtgtatggggggctcagatgggggtagcagtgtgtgtatggggggctcagatgggggtagcagtgtgtgtatggggggctcagatgggggtagtagtgtgtgtgtatggggggctcagatgggggtagtagtgtgtgtgtatggggggctcagatggggacaGAAGTAgtgagtgtatggggggctcagatgggggcagtagtagtgtgtgtatggggggctcagatgggggcagtagtaatgtgtgtatggggggctcagatgggggtagcagtgtgtgtgtatggggggctcagattggGGCAGTAGTAatttgtgtatggggggctcagatgggggcagtagtaatgtgtgtatggggggctcagatggggacagtagtaatgtgtgtatggggggctcagatggggacagtagtagtgtgtgtatggggggctcagatgggggcagtagtaatgtgtgtatggggggctcagatgggggcagtagtaatgtgtgtatgggggactcagatgggggcagtagtaatgtgtgtatggggggctcagatgggggcagtagtagtgtgtgtatggggggctcagatgggggcagtagtaatgtgtgtatggggggctcagatgggggtagcagtgtgtgtatggggggctcagatgggggcagtagtaatgtgtgtatggggggctcagatgggggcagtagtaatgtgtgtatggggggctcagatgggcacagtagtagtgtgtgtatggggggctcagatgggggcagtagtaatgtgtgtatggggggctcagattggGGCAGTAGTAatttgtgtatggggggctcagatgggggcagtagtaatgtgtgtatggggggctgagatGGGgacagtagtagtgtgtgtatggggggctcagatgggggtagcagtgtgtgtatggggggctcagattggGGCAGTAGTAatttgtgtatggggggctcagatgggggcagtagtaatgtgtgtatggggggctcagatggggacagtagtaatgtgtgtatggggggctcagatggggacagtagtagtgtgtgtatggggggctcagatgggggcagtagtaatgtgtgtatggggggctcagatggggacagtagtagtgtgtgtatggggggctcagatgggggcagtagtaatgtgtgtatggggggctcagatgggggcagtagtaatgtgtgtatgggggactcagatgggggcagtagtaatgtgtgtatggggggctcagatgggggcagtagtagtgtgtgtatggggggctcagatgggggcagtagtaatgtgtgtatggggggctcagatgggggcagtagtaatttgtgtatggggggctcagatgggggcagtagtaatgtgtgtatggggggctgagatGGGgacagtagtagtgtgtgtatggggggctcagatggggacagtagtagtgtgtgtatggggggctcagatggggacagtagtagtgtgtgtatggggggctcagatggggacagtagtagtgtatgtatggggggctcagatgggggcagtagtaatgtgtgtatggggggctcagatgggggcagtagtaatgtgtgtatggggggctcagatgggggcagtagtaatgtgtgtatggggggctcagatgggggcagtagtaatgtgtgtatggggggctcagatgggggtagcagtgtgtgtatgggggactcagatgggggcagtagtagtgtgtgtgtatggggggctcagatgggggtagcagTGTGTGAATGGGGGATTcagatgggggcagtagtagtgtgtgtatggggggctcagatgggggtagcagtgtgtgtatgggggactcagatgggggtagtagtgtgtgtgtatggggggactcagatgggggtagtagtgtgtgtgtatggggggctcagatgggggtagtagtgtgtgtagggggcaggtttactgtaggcagaggggggaactttattactatggtgggtaaagtaggtgctatattactatataggtgGCACAGCAGTGggagcatttttactatgggggacaaagcagggggcattattactatatttgggtgcacagcaaggacattattactatatggggcacagcatgggacattattactatatggaggcacagcaggagacattactactatatgtgggcacagcaggagacattattactatatgggagcacagcaggggatattctaTACGGGTATAATGCACAGCAAGGGGtactctatatggggatgctgcacagcaggggggggtTACTCTATATGGGAATAATGCACAGCGGGGGGGGTCCATGGAGTCTTGCGGTCAGTGGTCTCGGTCACTTACTGTAAAGCGCGGTTCCTCCTGTTGGGGTTCTGGCTCCGGTTCTCCAGCGTCAGGGCCGCCACATCATCGTAGTACGGCGCTTTGTTCTGCCGGACAGTAGGACATATTGAGAATTGTGACACAGATGACAATGAGCTCGCGCTGTCAAAATCAGGAAGTTCTCCTTCCTGTTTTTCATGAACGAATAAATTGAGATTAACTCTCTTGTGTCTGCAGACAGCGCTCACATGACTCCCCacagatcagggatggggaagcttcagCCCTGCAAccggtgcaaaactacaactcccatcatgcccggagagccaagcttccctagCCCTGCCCCATAGCACCCAGCACATCACAGAGTCACACATCTGGTGAGGAGGCCCCCACAGCTGCCTCCATCCATCTTCTCACCTCCTTCAGGTTTTCATAGTGTGTTTCCTTCAGCTGCTTCTCAAACATCTCAGTAACAGCGTGATAGAGGAAGTCATACTGCTCCTGCGGGGAGAGACCGTCCATTACACACAAGGAAAGCTGATACTAGATGATAGACATATGCTGTGTGTGGAGATATATATCGGGGACCCCACCAGGACTCTCTGGAGATGTTCTCAGTTGCTCAGAtgcttatggccctattacacggaaagattatcgtgcaaaaaatcgttatattgtctgaatttaaacgataatcgttctgcgtaattgcaggcaacgatcgaaaaatcgttgatttagatctgaacctaaaatcattgttcgctgtaattccacattcattcggttcagtgtaattgcacattgttcattgttttgctgagatcagatggagcaaacgatcatagtaacgatcgcaataacgatcatagtaatcatcataactaacgactattgttctgtgtaatatggtgaacgatttaaggttaacgataaacaatctcgtttgagatcgttaatcgttaaaaatcgcttcgtgcaataggacccttacactgcaCGTCTTTCCTGCTTCCAAAACATCAACTTCAAGAGGAGGAGGACgtcctccatgtatagtcacaGATTACTACCTTATATTAGTTACCATATGATATAGACATTTTGTTGTAAACACCCTTACACTTTGCTCACACTCACCCTTACACTTTGCTCACACTCACCCTTACACTTTGCTCACACTCACTTTTACACTTTGCTCACACTTACCCTGGTCTGAACAGCCGATGGTCTCTGGCGTCTCATTTCTAATACCACTTCAAAGATACTGAAGTCACTTGGAACCctctaaaatataaaaacaaaacaaaggtaACACCCGGGCATGAGAGGAGAGTCCACCGGAGCCGTCTGTGTATTATTAACCAGACTGAGTCGTTTCTTCCTCCTAACAATGTCTGTAATATGTAACCCCCATGTATGAGCCGCATTCAGCAGACTGACACCTCTTTCTGCTACAAGAGCGAATATGACACCTGCTGTTACCATTTCAGATTTTAGGTTTATATACAGTTATGTTCTTATGGTTTGGTGGGGGTCTCTGGGGTTGTAACAGACTAGGGTCGGGGGGGCGCATACATAACAGGGCTTGCTTGTACAGTGAACCTAGTCCTGTGCTCAGCTCAGAAGTGGATACAGTTACATTAAGTTTAGACAATGCTCTGAGAGCTAAACatcagtattagtaactgttaaaggagaagtccagcggggGGGTTTGGAGCAAAAAATAAACTGTTAGTACAAAAATCTAATGTTTGCATTTGTATAGGCGATACCCAGTATATCCCTGTATGACTCTCATCCGCCAAAGCAGTCTTCCCCAACCGGTGGCTCTcctccacaactcccatcattcccgaAAAACAGAAGGCATggagggagatgtagttctgcaaacacTGGAAAGCCACGGGTTAAGGGGATCAATCTGTATCCTGGATATGATGGACTGATGGCTTTATCCAGCTGTTAGGATGTGTGCTTACAATGCTCTATCAGGTTTTATGTCTCTAGCCAATTATAAATCATCATTATAATAATCCTATGCAGTGTAACTGTGTGTAGCTGCTGTATAGATAAGGACCACAGCGCCACCCTGTGGTGTAACTCtatatatacatcacctgcttgTGTAGAAGAGTCAGGATGTATTCCACCGTACAGATAACACCGGTGCGGCCACAACCTGCACTGCACAGGAGATACAACACTATAATTACATAAGACCATGCTATTATTGTGCCATATCTATAGCCACCATTACTCGTACTATAGCGGCTGTCACTGTTATACAGTACAATCCTCTTATAatatgtgcattggacatcttCTTTACAGGCACTTACCTGCAGTGGACGCATATTGGCGCCTTATGTTCTCCTTGATGGTGACGTACCAGCTGGATCATTTCAAGGAAGCAGGCATAGGAGTCAGGTATCCCCCGGTCAGGCCAGGCTATGTACTGGAACTGCCCCACCTCTCGCACCTCCTGTATAAAGGGATATCACATGAGTGACCACATACAGAcatgtctgtatatagcagactaTAGTGAAACCAGGAGCTTTTCTCCCAGCTAGTTATCTGGTTCCGCCAATGACACTGGAAACACGAGGAAAGGTAAGGAAGTATGGGGTAGGAGTCATAGCTGCATATGGGTCACTCACCCCCTGAAACATCACCGTGAGATTACGAAGCACAACCTCTGGATTCACTGTGGTTTTTGACACCTGAAAACAGGACAATGGATGAGACTGTGAGCACAGGCCGTGACTGCTGGCTGTCTGTATAAGGCTCTAAACCAAATAAATTCAGGATAAACAAAACTTCCCCCACCTTTAGAGCTTCAATCCAAACACTTATAATCCAATGGAGTGTGGTATAGGAAATGCACTTGTAACAGTACCTTTCTCTTGCCGCTTTATGCACTCTTATGTCCTGGGCAGGACACCCGGTGGTTTGGACTTGGGGAAGGTTCAGCCTTGTGAGCATATGTGTGTACCATGTACTGCAGAAATAAACTACAATTGCATTATTGATGCTGTATTTATGTTCTCTTTCAATGGAGGtatcagcataaggctatgttcagacgttgacactggctgggtcacagatgatctttagcggcactgaattctgatgctggcgcatccgtgcgcgcccgcatcagaattccccactgcacacaatggagcgtgcagccggagccgcacgctccattgtcaccacttcaatgaatagcggacgcagaaaactgacatgtcagtttctcgcaacgccactagggatcctggacaGAGTGTAAACCATGTGTATACCCTTCAGACAGGATACTATGCTTTCAATACGTGTGTGCTgtataacaacagccgtgatttctacaacgcatacattgtgtaaacatagcctaagaatgcatAAAGCAGAAAGAGAAAGGTACTGTTACGAGTGAATTTCCTTTACCACACTCTATTGGATTATAAGTATCTGTATACGGTAGACATACTGACCGTAGTGACGGTGAACACTCCGTGGTGGACAGTCTCTTGGTCTAAGGGCCAGTATCGCTCACATTTTTTCTGTAAAAGAAATCGCAGTCATTACAAGTCACGTCCAGCAGCTCATTCATTGTAGTGTGCTCATatgtatatgtgactatatggatTGCTGGGTTGTGTAGTTCCACAGGCTGCATTTTGCAGGAGCATACAGGAGTATACCTGTGAGAGGTGCGCCGGGGTCCGGAGGATGCCCTAAACTGCCCCCTGCTACATATGAGGAGTATGATGAGATAGATGAAGCTCCTGGGCCCCGAAGCAAATAATAAACACACACTATAAAAACCATTATTACCACTCGACATTCCTCCTCCAGGAGCCTTCAGTACATCCGGTACCCATAGACATTAATATGGCATCACGCCCCTCTGCAGGTATAGCAGCTTCCACTCTTCTGGGACTTTCTACAG
This genomic window contains:
- the PTPN18 gene encoding tyrosine-protein phosphatase non-receptor type 18; translation: MSKVAENLRGFLARAESAKYSGSEDLLGKEFQEIKTRAAAFRQNSNCSTEVGGCPENLKKNRYKDILPYDETRVPVTLLAEESGSDYINASFIQGVDKQPRYIATQGPLSHTVVDFWRMIWQYNVKVIVMACREVELGKKKCERYWPLDQETVHHGVFTVTTVSKTTVNPEVVLRNLTVMFQGEVREVGQFQYIAWPDRGIPDSYACFLEMIQLVRHHQGEHKAPICVHCSAGCGRTGVICTVEYILTLLHKQRVPSDFSIFEVVLEMRRQRPSAVQTREQYDFLYHAVTEMFEKQLKETHYENLKENKAPYYDDVAALTLENRSQNPNRRNRALHVSMPPVPSEMNNTYAVVNKKNPTGSKSLDIRSLPSSHVQYDNVRCVSSPSAPVDQLYSAVIPKSNRTSACITTPASTATISSSYSLAGNPTPPTVASVEYSQVAVPSPAKPIYDYEFVSDPTKGGMPSAVSGIGFNYRVGKPKGPRDPPAEWSR